One Bermanella sp. WJH001 genomic region harbors:
- a CDS encoding integrase domain-containing protein — protein sequence MARLTKPLTDKQIKQAKPKEKEYNLADGNGLMLRIKPNGSKLWLFNYYRPYTKKRANLGFGSYPDVSLSRARELRSEARELLTREIDPKEYKDSHQQQQKAAHENTLKFVTDNWLEVKKSQVSLDHALDIYRSFELHIFPKLGKYPIHKLKASLIIDTFQPIHKNGSHDLVKRLCQRINEVMNYAVNTGLCDNNPLAGITKAFKAPSKTHYPTIRPEDLSEFTTAIKNANIQPLTRSLIFWQLHTMVRPSEAAGSKWDEIDFENKLWHIPAERMKKKKPHTVPLSDEALAILEHIKPLTGHYEHVFHSARTKSKHLNESTANTVLKRHGYKDKMVAHGMRALASTTLNEAGFDHDVIEAALAHVDKNEVRAAYNRAEYVERRRVMMAWWSSKVSGANLTNNIKFYKKELHEQAI from the coding sequence ATGGCCAGACTAACCAAACCGCTTACCGATAAGCAGATCAAACAAGCCAAGCCCAAGGAGAAGGAATACAACCTTGCTGATGGCAACGGCTTAATGCTCAGAATCAAGCCCAATGGCTCAAAGCTTTGGCTATTCAACTACTACCGCCCCTATACAAAGAAACGCGCCAATTTAGGTTTTGGCTCTTATCCTGATGTAAGCCTATCCAGAGCCAGAGAGCTTAGATCAGAAGCAAGAGAGCTGCTTACTCGAGAAATCGACCCCAAAGAATACAAAGACAGCCACCAGCAGCAACAGAAAGCGGCTCATGAAAACACACTTAAATTTGTGACGGACAACTGGCTAGAAGTTAAGAAAAGCCAAGTCAGCCTAGATCATGCCCTAGATATTTACCGCTCTTTTGAGCTTCATATATTCCCAAAACTAGGCAAATATCCAATACACAAGCTAAAAGCCTCACTTATCATAGATACCTTCCAACCCATACACAAAAACGGTAGCCATGATCTGGTTAAGCGCCTATGCCAACGCATTAACGAAGTGATGAACTATGCCGTTAATACTGGGCTATGTGACAACAACCCATTAGCAGGCATAACCAAAGCCTTTAAAGCCCCATCTAAAACACACTACCCAACCATTCGACCTGAAGATTTATCTGAATTCACTACGGCAATAAAAAACGCCAATATCCAGCCACTAACCCGCTCTCTTATATTCTGGCAACTTCACACAATGGTAAGACCCAGCGAAGCAGCAGGCAGCAAATGGGACGAAATAGATTTTGAAAACAAGCTTTGGCACATCCCAGCAGAGCGCATGAAAAAGAAAAAGCCCCATACTGTCCCACTATCTGATGAAGCCTTGGCCATCCTAGAGCACATAAAGCCGCTTACCGGTCATTATGAGCATGTCTTTCACTCAGCCAGAACTAAGAGCAAACACCTAAACGAAAGCACCGCAAACACGGTTCTAAAGCGTCACGGCTACAAAGATAAGATGGTAGCCCATGGTATGCGCGCACTGGCCAGCACCACGCTAAACGAAGCAGGCTTTGACCATGATGTGATTGAGGCAGCACTGGCTCATGTGGATAAGAACGAAGTAAGGGCCGCTTATAATCGCGCTGAATACGTTGAAAGACGCAGAGTTATGATGGCTTGGTGGTCTAGTAAAGTTAGCGGAGCAAACCTTACGAATAATATTAAATTTTATAAAAAGGAATTACATGAGCAAGCTATTTAA
- a CDS encoding AlpA family phage regulatory protein has translation MYNKQLRIIRKPEVLATLGISKSTLFNRIQAGLLPPSINLGGRACGWLETEIQAVLSALVSSRENNEIKQLVNDLVEARKTMGGLING, from the coding sequence ATGTATAACAAACAACTACGCATAATCCGTAAACCCGAAGTACTAGCAACACTTGGAATATCCAAGTCCACTCTATTCAATCGCATTCAAGCAGGCTTATTGCCACCGTCCATTAATTTAGGCGGGCGGGCATGTGGCTGGTTAGAAACTGAAATACAGGCCGTACTATCAGCCCTCGTTTCAAGCCGTGAAAACAACGAAATTAAGCAACTGGTTAATGACTTAGTTGAAGCTCGTAAAACCATGGGAGGGCTTATCAATGGATAA
- a CDS encoding PH domain-containing protein, translating into MSYVNNNLMAGEGITYQAKIHWAIFFPSIACLVVATLLHVTGTVDSDKGAKVIANILIIFSIWLALKAFIYKISTELAITNKRIIAKTGLIKRNTIELNHSKVESFAVNQSILGRILGFGTITISGTGGVKNPILGIDSPLEFRNKAVLAIDIAQTGSN; encoded by the coding sequence ATGAGCTATGTAAATAATAATTTGATGGCCGGAGAAGGCATAACCTACCAAGCAAAAATACACTGGGCCATATTTTTTCCAAGTATTGCTTGCCTTGTAGTTGCAACATTACTTCATGTCACCGGTACTGTAGATAGCGACAAAGGTGCCAAAGTAATAGCCAATATATTAATAATTTTCAGTATTTGGTTAGCTTTAAAAGCCTTTATTTACAAGATATCAACTGAGCTGGCTATAACAAACAAACGCATAATCGCAAAAACTGGGCTGATAAAAAGAAATACAATTGAACTTAATCACAGCAAAGTAGAGAGCTTTGCTGTTAATCAATCCATACTAGGGCGAATACTTGGATTTGGTACAATTACTATTAGCGGTACAGGTGGCGTGAAAAACCCTATTTTGGGAATTGATTCACCACTTGAGTTTAGAAATAAGGCCGTATTGGCTATTGATATCGCTCAGACAGGCAGTAACTAG
- a CDS encoding inovirus-type Gp2 protein, protein MSHISHSQITNFMGHTLCVNSKASGLYTNILKRMLAKLEAMLSYHNKVLLIRFDLNQPDYTDDSKAVTVLFKLLSESIKREYELKRVAYFWVREQEKAKRQHYHCFILVDGNKVQTSHKVIEKIRWYWTVQHDGGIHFPQPKCFHMLHRNKPESFQDPIYHISYLAKGRGKGYKPKQAKNYGSSRLKPK, encoded by the coding sequence ATGAGCCATATAAGCCATTCACAAATTACCAATTTTATGGGGCATACCCTTTGTGTAAATAGCAAAGCTTCAGGACTATATACAAACATACTCAAAAGAATGTTAGCCAAGTTAGAAGCCATGCTCAGTTACCACAACAAAGTATTGCTTATTCGCTTTGACCTAAACCAGCCTGATTACACCGATGACAGCAAGGCGGTGACTGTGCTTTTTAAGTTATTATCGGAGTCCATAAAAAGAGAGTATGAATTAAAGCGAGTTGCATACTTTTGGGTAAGAGAACAAGAGAAAGCCAAAAGGCAGCACTATCACTGCTTTATTCTGGTCGATGGCAATAAAGTCCAGACGTCACATAAAGTTATCGAGAAAATCCGGTGGTACTGGACAGTTCAACATGACGGGGGGATTCACTTCCCACAGCCTAAATGCTTTCACATGCTACATAGGAATAAGCCTGAATCATTCCAAGACCCTATTTACCATATATCCTACCTAGCTAAAGGCCGTGGTAAGGGCTACAAGCCCAAACAAGCTAAGAACTATGGCTCTAGTCGGCTTAAACCAAAATGA